One genomic window of Luteitalea pratensis includes the following:
- a CDS encoding NAD+ synthase has translation MRIALLQLNPIVGALDANASRIEAAVRAVQGRVDVCVTPEMALTGYPPRDLLLVPGFIAHAQEVASRLASVLASGPDVLLGMPIPSGVEPGRPLLNAAVHLRGGTVGQSFAKTLLPTYDVFDEDRYFEPGRTVGAVAIGNCRAAVSICEDVWNDPDVWTTRRYGGDPVAALRDLATPVMLNMSASPYAQGKLAQREQLLAHLARKYGVWAFYANQVGANDDLIFDGRSLAFAPDGTCVARAAAFAEDTLIVDTGAPYGGVDPWDEAVEAEVFAALVLGVRDYARKCGFTRALLGLSGGIDSALTAVIAVEALGRDNVTGVLMPSPFSSAGSLTDAEQLAAAIGIGTHTLPIAPVMNAFDDVLAGPFAARPADVTEENLQARIRGTLLMALSNKTGDLLLTTGNKSELATGYCTLYGDMNGALAVIADVYKTLVYRLAHWVNRGGVVIPASTIDKAPSAELRPNQTDQDSLPPYDLLDAMLVRHVEQCADGPTLVAEGFDPTMVHQVVHLVRISEFKRKQAAPVLKVTPRAFGTGWRMPIARGTWDQA, from the coding sequence ATGCGCATCGCGCTCCTCCAGCTCAACCCCATCGTCGGAGCCCTCGACGCCAACGCCTCCCGAATCGAAGCGGCAGTTCGTGCCGTGCAGGGTCGGGTTGATGTCTGCGTCACGCCAGAGATGGCCCTCACGGGATATCCGCCACGGGACCTGCTGCTCGTGCCAGGGTTCATCGCGCACGCCCAGGAGGTCGCCTCGCGATTGGCGAGCGTCCTCGCGTCTGGTCCGGACGTCCTGCTCGGGATGCCCATCCCATCCGGGGTGGAGCCCGGCCGGCCGCTGCTCAACGCCGCTGTGCACCTGCGAGGCGGGACAGTGGGGCAGTCGTTCGCGAAGACGTTGCTGCCGACCTACGACGTGTTCGACGAAGACCGCTACTTCGAGCCCGGCCGAACGGTCGGCGCAGTCGCGATCGGGAATTGCCGGGCCGCGGTGAGCATCTGCGAGGACGTCTGGAACGATCCCGACGTGTGGACGACGCGGCGGTACGGTGGCGATCCCGTCGCCGCGCTGCGCGATCTCGCGACGCCGGTCATGCTGAACATGTCGGCATCGCCCTACGCACAGGGCAAGCTCGCCCAGCGCGAGCAACTGCTGGCCCACCTCGCGCGCAAGTACGGCGTCTGGGCTTTCTATGCCAACCAGGTGGGGGCCAACGACGACCTGATCTTCGACGGACGCAGCCTCGCATTTGCGCCTGACGGAACCTGCGTGGCGCGCGCGGCAGCCTTTGCCGAGGACACGCTCATCGTCGACACCGGAGCGCCCTACGGCGGCGTCGACCCGTGGGACGAGGCCGTCGAGGCGGAAGTGTTCGCGGCGCTGGTCCTCGGCGTCCGCGACTACGCGCGCAAGTGCGGCTTCACGCGGGCGCTGCTCGGCCTCTCGGGCGGCATCGACTCCGCGCTGACGGCGGTGATTGCCGTCGAGGCGCTCGGCCGCGACAACGTCACGGGCGTGCTGATGCCGTCGCCCTTCTCGAGTGCAGGCAGCCTGACCGATGCCGAGCAACTCGCCGCCGCCATCGGCATCGGGACCCACACCCTGCCGATCGCCCCCGTGATGAACGCCTTCGACGATGTGCTGGCCGGGCCCTTCGCGGCGCGTCCGGCCGATGTGACCGAGGAGAACCTGCAGGCGCGCATCCGCGGCACACTCCTCATGGCATTGTCGAACAAGACCGGCGACCTGCTGCTGACGACCGGCAACAAGTCCGAACTGGCGACGGGCTACTGCACGTTGTATGGCGACATGAACGGTGCGCTCGCGGTCATCGCCGACGTGTACAAGACGCTCGTCTATCGTCTCGCACACTGGGTCAACCGTGGTGGCGTGGTGATTCCCGCGTCCACGATCGACAAGGCGCCCTCTGCGGAATTGCGTCCGAACCAGACCGACCAGGACAGCCTGCCGCCATACGACCTGCTCGATGCCATGCTGGTGCGACACGTGGAGCAGTGCGCCGATGGACCGACGCTCGTCGCCGAGGGCTTCGATCCCACGATGGTGCACCAGGTGGTGCACCTGGTGCGGATCTCGGAGTTCAAACGCAAGCAGGCTGCGCCGGTGCTGAAGGTGACGCCGCGGGCCTTCGGCACCGGCTGGCGGATGCCGATTGCACGCGGGACATGGGACCAGGCCTGA